Proteins from a genomic interval of Bradyrhizobium sp. G127:
- a CDS encoding PRC-barrel domain-containing protein encodes MKKFALIGAALAVLTTPAFAQSTSGTAPAEAKFSTVAKDEMFSSKLKGLNVYNQKDEKVGEITDLAIGKGEQIQAMILSVGGFLGMGERYVAVSPSSVRVSYNKDKDTWSAKMNTTKEALKAAPEFKYPK; translated from the coding sequence ATGAAGAAATTTGCACTCATCGGCGCAGCGCTCGCCGTCCTCACCACCCCCGCTTTCGCCCAATCCACAAGCGGAACCGCTCCCGCCGAGGCGAAGTTCTCGACCGTTGCGAAGGACGAGATGTTCAGCTCGAAGCTCAAGGGCCTGAACGTCTATAATCAGAAGGACGAAAAGGTCGGCGAAATCACCGATCTCGCTATCGGCAAGGGCGAACAGATCCAGGCCATGATCCTGTCCGTCGGCGGATTCCTCGGCATGGGCGAGCGCTATGTCGCCGTGTCGCCGTCGTCCGTCCGCGTCAGCTACAACAAGGACAAGGACACTTGGAGCGCGAAGATGAACACCACCAAGGAGGCGCTCAAGGCTGCGCCTGAGTTCAAGTATCCGAAGTAA
- the mfd gene encoding transcription-repair coupling factor — MKAPVKSPAQALRPGHALTLANVAEGAEGLVVSDLARAVAAKKDAPAVSLAMVCRDGPRMAQLARALEFFAPDLAVMQFPAWDCQPYDRVSPHGGILAQRLTTLARLSRLQGSERPLIVLTTVNAIVQRVPARDNVAAQALSVAPGHRVAMDNIAAWLEHNGYNRTSTVREPGEYAVRGGILDLFPAGLDQPVRFDFFGDTLESIRTFDAESQRTLLDMRGLDLVPVSEFQLVTETIKRFRMGYVAQFGAPERDDMLYEAVSEGRRHPGMEHWLPLFQERMDTLFDYLGGAPVVLEHQADDAARERFTQINDYYEARREVMDTPGGGAIYKPLPPDKLYLTDAEWTSLLSHSSLARLTPFALPDGEGVIDIDARQGRDFAPERADTKVNVFESVVAHVNGLQAARKKVVVALWSEGSRDRMASMLKDHKLLNITSVNSWRAVQATPRNETMLAVIGLESGFETETTALITEQDILGDRLVRPRKATRKLENFISEVTSLATGDLVVHVEHGIGRFVGLQTLQVGGAPHDCLELHYANDTKLFLPVENIELLSRYGSDHSNVELDRLGGGGWQARKAKLKNRIREIAGDLIKIAAERHVHVAPKFPVHQGTYDEFCARFPYEETEDQLGAINAALHDLDAGRPMDRLVCGDVGFGKTEVALRAAFAVALDGKQVAVVVPTTLLARQHTKTFTERFKGFPVNVAQASRLVAPKQMTQVKKDLAEGKIDIIVGTHALLGKSIKFKDLGLLIVDEEQHFGVSHKERLKQLRAEVHVLTLSATPIPRTLQLALTGVRELSIIASPPVDRLAVRTFIAPHDPLMIREALLRERYRGGQAFYVCPRIEYLAEAKDFLDKHVPEMKVAVAHGQMPPTVIEDIMSAFYDGKYDILLSTTIVESGLDIPSANTLIVHRADMFGLAQLYQLRGRVGRSKLRAYALFTLPSTHKITAQAERRLKVLQSLENLGAGFQLASHDLDIRGAGNLLGEEQSGHIKEVGFELYQSMLEEAILSLKAGISEPVADRWSPQITLGMPVLIPEDYVADLSIRLSLYRRLADLETDDEIVNFGAELRDRFGPLPDEVRYLFQIAAIKAYCRRANIEKVDAGPKGAVISFRDNSFAHPDKLMFFISRHGKAAKVRPDMKVVFFQEWETADERVEGTTTILRDLANLAEGKKAA, encoded by the coding sequence CTTCGCGCCAGATCTCGCCGTGATGCAGTTTCCGGCATGGGATTGCCAGCCCTATGATCGCGTCTCGCCGCACGGGGGCATTCTGGCGCAGCGTCTCACGACCCTGGCACGGCTGTCACGACTGCAAGGCAGCGAGAGGCCACTGATCGTGCTGACTACGGTCAACGCCATCGTGCAGCGCGTGCCCGCGCGGGATAATGTCGCGGCGCAAGCGTTGTCTGTCGCGCCGGGACATCGCGTGGCGATGGACAACATCGCGGCTTGGCTCGAGCACAACGGCTACAACCGCACCTCGACGGTGCGCGAGCCCGGCGAATATGCCGTGCGCGGCGGTATCCTCGATCTGTTTCCGGCCGGGCTCGACCAGCCGGTGCGATTTGATTTCTTTGGCGATACGCTGGAATCGATCCGCACCTTTGACGCGGAGTCCCAGCGCACGCTGCTCGACATGCGCGGACTCGATTTGGTGCCGGTGTCGGAATTCCAGCTTGTCACCGAAACCATCAAGCGTTTCCGCATGGGCTATGTCGCGCAGTTCGGCGCGCCGGAACGCGACGACATGCTGTACGAGGCGGTGAGCGAAGGCCGCCGCCATCCCGGCATGGAGCACTGGCTGCCGCTGTTCCAGGAGCGGATGGACACGCTGTTCGATTATCTCGGCGGTGCCCCCGTTGTGTTGGAGCATCAGGCCGACGACGCCGCGCGCGAGCGCTTCACCCAGATCAACGATTATTACGAGGCGCGGCGCGAGGTGATGGATACGCCGGGCGGCGGCGCGATCTACAAGCCGCTGCCACCGGACAAGCTGTATCTTACCGACGCGGAGTGGACATCGCTGTTGAGCCACAGTTCGTTGGCGCGGCTGACGCCGTTCGCGCTGCCGGACGGCGAGGGCGTGATCGACATCGATGCGCGGCAGGGCCGCGACTTCGCGCCAGAGCGCGCCGACACCAAGGTCAACGTGTTCGAAAGCGTGGTGGCGCATGTCAACGGCCTGCAGGCCGCGCGCAAGAAGGTGGTTGTGGCGCTGTGGTCGGAAGGCTCGCGCGACCGCATGGCCTCGATGCTGAAGGACCATAAGCTGCTCAACATCACCAGCGTCAATTCGTGGCGCGCTGTGCAGGCGACGCCACGCAACGAGACCATGCTGGCGGTGATCGGCCTAGAATCCGGTTTCGAGACCGAGACCACTGCACTCATTACCGAGCAGGACATTCTCGGCGACCGTCTGGTGCGGCCGCGCAAAGCGACGCGCAAGCTCGAGAACTTCATCTCGGAGGTAACGTCGCTTGCCACCGGCGATCTGGTGGTGCATGTCGAACATGGTATTGGCCGTTTCGTCGGCTTGCAGACGCTTCAGGTTGGCGGCGCGCCACACGACTGTCTCGAACTGCACTATGCCAACGACACCAAGCTGTTTCTGCCGGTCGAGAACATCGAACTGCTGTCACGCTACGGCTCCGACCATTCCAACGTCGAACTCGACAGGCTGGGCGGCGGCGGATGGCAGGCGCGCAAGGCCAAGCTCAAGAACCGGATTCGCGAAATTGCCGGGGACCTGATCAAGATCGCCGCCGAGCGGCATGTCCATGTCGCGCCGAAATTCCCGGTTCACCAAGGGACGTATGACGAATTCTGCGCGCGGTTCCCCTATGAGGAGACCGAGGACCAACTCGGCGCGATCAACGCGGCGCTGCACGACCTCGACGCCGGACGTCCGATGGACCGTCTGGTCTGCGGCGACGTCGGTTTCGGCAAGACGGAGGTAGCGCTGCGCGCGGCGTTTGCCGTCGCGCTGGACGGCAAGCAGGTCGCCGTCGTTGTGCCAACCACACTGCTAGCGCGGCAGCACACCAAGACGTTCACCGAACGCTTCAAGGGCTTCCCGGTCAATGTGGCGCAGGCCTCGCGCCTCGTCGCACCGAAGCAGATGACGCAGGTGAAGAAGGATCTGGCCGAAGGCAAGATCGACATTATCGTCGGCACCCACGCGCTGCTTGGCAAGAGCATCAAGTTCAAGGACCTCGGTCTCTTGATCGTGGACGAGGAGCAGCACTTCGGCGTGTCGCACAAGGAGCGGCTGAAGCAGTTACGCGCGGAAGTGCATGTTCTGACGCTATCGGCGACGCCGATCCCGCGCACGCTGCAACTGGCGCTCACGGGCGTGCGCGAACTGTCGATCATCGCCTCGCCGCCGGTGGATCGCCTTGCGGTGCGCACGTTTATTGCGCCGCACGACCCGCTGATGATCCGCGAGGCGCTGCTGCGCGAGCGGTATCGCGGCGGTCAGGCGTTCTATGTCTGCCCGCGCATCGAGTATCTCGCCGAGGCCAAGGACTTCCTCGACAAGCATGTGCCGGAAATGAAGGTCGCAGTCGCGCACGGCCAGATGCCGCCGACAGTAATCGAGGACATCATGTCCGCGTTCTACGATGGCAAGTACGATATCCTGCTCTCGACCACGATCGTGGAATCCGGCCTCGATATTCCGTCCGCCAACACGCTGATTGTGCATCGCGCCGACATGTTCGGTCTCGCGCAGCTCTATCAGTTGCGCGGCCGGGTGGGGCGCTCGAAGCTGCGCGCTTACGCGCTGTTCACGCTGCCGTCCACGCACAAGATCACCGCGCAGGCCGAGCGCCGCCTGAAGGTGCTGCAGTCGCTGGAAAACCTCGGCGCGGGCTTCCAGTTGGCGTCGCACGATCTCGACATCCGCGGCGCGGGCAACCTCTTGGGCGAGGAACAGTCCGGCCACATCAAGGAAGTCGGGTTCGAACTGTATCAGTCCATGCTGGAAGAGGCGATCCTGTCGCTCAAGGCCGGGATTTCCGAGCCGGTCGCGGATCGCTGGTCGCCGCAGATCACGCTGGGCATGCCGGTGCTGATTCCGGAAGACTATGTGGCCGACCTGTCGATCCGGCTGTCGTTGTATCGCCGTCTTGCGGATCTTGAGACCGACGACGAGATCGTGAATTTCGGCGCGGAACTGCGCGACCGGTTCGGCCCATTGCCGGACGAGGTGCGCTACCTGTTCCAGATCGCGGCGATCAAGGCCTACTGCCGCCGCGCCAACATCGAGAAGGTGGATGCCGGACCGAAAGGCGCGGTCATTTCGTTCCGCGACAATTCCTTCGCACACCCAGACAAGCTGATGTTCTTCATCAGCCGCCACGGCAAAGCCGCGAAGGTGAGGCCCGACATGAAGGTGGTGTTCTTCCAGGAATGGGAGACGGCGGACGAGCGTGTCGAAGGCACGACAACGATCCTGCGCGATCTCGCCAATCTCGCCGAGGGTAAGAAGGCGGCGTAG